The Candidatus Cloacimonadota bacterium DNA window CCTGCACGCCATTGGAGTAGAGATTGCGCCAGTGAATGTGTTGCGACCCTCCCCTGCCGCCGCAAACGCCCGTCTGGCGCCCCATCATTTCCGCAAATAACGCCCGCGGGTCTCCGCCATAGGCGATGAAGTGCCCATGACAGCGGTGATTTGTGACGATAATATCCTGTGAGTCCAGCGCGGCAATCACTCCCGCAGCGTTGGCTTCCTGTCCGATGGAGGTGTGCGTGGTGCCAGCGAACACACCGCGCTTAAATTCCTCGAGCACCGTTTCCTCAAAACGGCGAATCCTGTACATGGTGCGGTATAGCGCGATTTCGTCCATCAAGCCCCCGCCCGGCAGGAACAGGTGAAGCGCCAGGGCATTGAGCGCCACGGTTCGGGCGCTGATTGAATGCCCACCCGCGGCGAAGTGCTGATTTGTGCCTGCTCTATGATATATCCTTCTTCAATGAAGAGCGGGCTGTTTGCATCCATCAGGTCGGCCCCATTCAAGCCACCGTCAACCCCCAGCGCTTTGGTTAATTTCGCCGGACCGTTGCACCAGTTGGCAGGTTCAACCCCCGCCCTTCTCGCAGCAATCCATTCCAAACCCTCTTCCGGCAAAATGGCGCGAATTAAAACCGCCGCAGGATACCCTTCTTCACCGCAAACGGTATTCAGGCACCAGTGCATACCATAGGTAAAGTAGACATACGCTCTACCCGGCAGCCCATACATTACCTCGTTGCGCCGGGTTTTACCTGAGTGCGCGTGGCAGGCCAGGTCATCCTCTCCGCGGTAGGCTTCAGTTTCGCAGATGATCCCCGAAATGCGCCGCCCGTCCACCTGGCGGACCAGGCGCTTTCCCAGCAGCGCGCGCGCCACGCCAGTTACTTCACCCAGGTAAAAGGATTGCGGCAAGCAATTCATATCAAGTATTATACCCAAACAGCACCTTCCCGCTTTAATCAAACGCCACCCGCCCGGGTGGTGTTTGAAAAATCACTTGTCTGCTTGCATTGATCATTCGTATTGTGTTTTATCTGTGGTGGTGTCATGCGCCAGCGTGCGCTTTAATCCTTCCAGCAGCTCCACCTCAGGCTCGTAGGCCAGTAATTCACGCGCCAGGCTAATATCAGCGCGTAAACGGCTTATGCCGCCCTCGTTGCGCGGGTTATATACCACTTCAGGGTTCCCGCCGGTTACTTCAATCGCCATTCTGGCCAGGTCTCTTACAGAAGTTTCAGTACCACTACCGACATTGATCGTGAGCTTGTTCACATCGGGAGCGTTCGCCGCGGCCAGCATGGCGTTTACCACGTCATCCACGTAAACGTAATCTCTCGTCTGGTTGCCGTCACCATGGATCACAATGGTGCCATTCTCCCACGCCTGGTGTAAGAAGCCGGGTATCACCGGGGTGTGCACCGGCGGAATGCGCTGACCAGGCCCATATGCATTGAAAACCCGCAAGCATACCGTTTCAATCCCCCACAGGGAACCGATCGTTTTTACATAGTACTCCGCTGCCAGCTTTGAAACCGCGTATGGCACGCGCGGGTTAACAATGACGGTCTCTTTTACCGGCTGCACCGGTTGGTTGCCATAAACAGTGCCGGAAGAAATGAACACCACGCGCCTGACGCCGACATCACGCATGGCTTCCATCAAAGTCACCGTACCGCCTACATTAACGTTGTTATATTCACGTGGATACAGCACCGACTCCTGCACGCTCACCTTGGCTGCCAGGTGATAGACACAATCCACTTCTTGCAGGAGCGACCACAAAGTTGGTCGGTCATTGACATCACCGCGTACAAACTGCACCGTTGGTGAAAGATTTTTTTGATCACCCGCGGAAAGGTCATCCACCCCGATGACCACATCGCCTGCAGCCGTGAGGCGGTTGGCAAGCGCTGAACCCAGGAACCCGGCCGCGCCGGTTATGAGATATCGCATCCAGCCTTTTTCCTTATTTAAGTGCCTGCATTATAGCATAGACGGATTTATGCCCCAGTGGATTTTTTTCGACGTAAGGCTGTTTTCTCTTCCTCCGTCAGAAAAGCGGTGAGAAGAGCGTTTTCCTGTGCCTGGCGAATCATCGCCGGGCTTAATCCTGCCTTCGGCGCCGCCACTTCATATTCATAGCGCAGGTTGATGGCGCTGATGCCGGGGTCATCTGAGTTGATAGAGGCGAGAATTTTCTTTTCCATAAAAAGCCGCATGGGATGCGCTGCATAATCCGAGACCACACTGGTTTGCACATTGCTGGTGAGGTTGCATTCGACGCCGATGCCTTTCTCACGCAGAAAATCGAGCAACGCGGGGTCTTCTGGCGCGCGTACCGCGTGACCAATACGCTCCGCCCCGAGCTCGCGCACCGCCTGCCAGATCGATTCCGGCCCGGCGGATTCTCCGGCGTGCACAGTGATATGCCAGCCAGCGTCTCGTGCCTTACGGAAATGGTCGCGGAACAATTCGCCGGGAAAGCCCTCTTCATCACCAGCCAGGTCCAACCCGGCAAACTCATGAGCATACCTGAGTTCCGCCTCCAATTCTTTCATGGCAATCTGCGGTCCGTATTGCCGTGAAAGGATTCCCAACTGGTTGACACGAATGGGGTGTTCCTGTTCTGCCGCGCGTATACCCTCCGTGACGGCTTCCACCACGCCCTCAGGCTGCAAGCCGTGGGCTTCTGCCATGAACCAGGGGCTGTAACGCAGTTCGATGTAATCAATCCCTTCTCTGCAGGCGTCTTCCACGTTCTCATAGGCGATGCGCCGGCAGGAGTCGTAATCCACCATCACGCCGGTCATCCATTTGAACTTTTCAATAAACGCCATCACCCCTGGTTGCGGTGTGGTAACCTGTACAAACGGGCGCAGAGTATCAAGCGTTTTGCCAGGTAATGGCAGGTTGTGTTTTAACCCCAGCTCAAGGATGGTTTCCAAACGGATGCTGCCATCCAGGTGGCGGTGCAGTTCGACCAAAGGAATATCTTGTGAAATCACGGTTCATCCTCCTGTTGTTCGTGAATAGTGTGTAGTTTTAAGCCAAGCTCCTGCGAATATTGAAGAATCTCTTTCAATTCCTCATCTGCCGGGTATGAAAAGTAGAGGGTTCCCTCCTCCACCTGTCCTGAGAGGTCAATGCCGCCCCAGAAAACCTGCGTTTCAGCAGGCAGGCGGCTGAGCAGCTTTTTCAGCTCTTCCAGGCTGGCAACGGAAATTTTCAGATAGTCGCCCTCCCAAATATTCTCAGCCGCCGTAATCTCAGCGAAAGACTTGGTGCGATTGGTGCCGGTGGTAAGCGTGTATACGCGTGTTTTGCCCTGTTGCCAAGAATACAGTTCGTACCCTTTCAGTGACGCGGGTAACTGCTCTGGGATCGTGGACCAATCCGTTTTGGGGAATACCCCAGTCTCTTGGTTCAGCCCTGCTTGTTCTCCGCCGTTGCAGGCTGTGAGCACCCACAAGCACAGGCTGAGGATTATCGCCACTTTACTCGCTTTCATCGCTTCCCTCATCAAGCTGCCGGACCATCGCGCACCTCGATCTCTTTCGACATCAGCACGATCTCCGGTCTGCGTACCCAACCATCTGCCTGCCAGAATTTTAAACCGCTATGATTAGTAGTATAGACCATAATGTGGCACTTATGAATATCTCTCTTGTGTAAAGCCGTGAAGACGGTGCGCACCAAAGCGCTGCCCAGCCCCCTCCGACGGTACTGAGGTAGAACCGCCAGGTGATAGAGGTAACCTCGCCTGCCATCGCAGCCACACAGGCAGGTACCCACCAGTTGACCATCCTCTTCTGCGATATACGACAACCCGGCGTTTTGCTGGATAAAACGGGCGAGCGCGCCTGGTTCATCTGCGCTGCTCAACCCCATGCCTTCTATTTGCTTCCATAAGGCAAGCGCCGCCTGAATATGGAGAACGGACATTTCATTGATCTGTATGGTCATTTGATTGCTCGTCTAAAAGAATAGACTGGTCTTGCGGGAAAGTTTTGGCGTGCTTCTTTTCTGCGGGCGGGAACGGACCCCACTGCACGCGTGCTTCCTCGTACTGCGTTCGCGGCTCCTTTGTTTCTGCCGGGTAGCCAATGTAAATGAGGTTCAAGGGGGTCACGCCTTTCGGCAGGTTGAGGATATGGCTCACCTGTCGGCTAAAAATGGTCACGGGGTGCACGCCCACCCAGATAGACCCCAACCCAAGCGCGGTGGCTGCCAGCAGGATGTTTTGGGTGGCGGCGCTGCAATCTTGCACCCAAAACTTGTCGCCCACTTTCCCTTTTTGCATGCGGCTGCTGCCCAGCACGCAGATGGCTGCGGGGGCGTTCATTTTCGCGAACATTAACGCCCGACGGAATTTATCCATAACTGACTTCTCTGTAATCACCACAAACTCCCAGGGCTGCGCGTTCATTGCGCTTGGGGCAGCCATAGCCGCTTCCAGCAGCTGGATGATCTTTTCCTTTTCCACCGGCTGGTCGGTGAATTTTCGA harbors:
- a CDS encoding thiamine pyrophosphate-dependent dehydrogenase E1 component subunit alpha, whose translation is MDEIALYRTMYRIRRFEETVLEEFKRGVFAGTTHTSIGQEANAAGVIAALDSQDIIVTNHRCHGHFIAYGGDPRALFAEMMGRQTGVCGGRGGSQHIHWRNLYSNGVQ
- a CDS encoding DNA-3-methyladenine glycosylase, which codes for MNCLPQSFYLGEVTGVARALLGKRLVRQVDGRRISGIICETEAYRGEDDLACHAHSGKTRRNEVMYGLPGRAYVYFTYGMHWCLNTVCGEEGYPAAVLIRAILPEEGLEWIAARRAGVEPANWCNGPAKLTKALGVDGGLNGADLMDANSPLFIEEGYIIEQAQISTSPRVGIQSAPEPWRSMPWRFTCSCRAGA
- a CDS encoding NAD-dependent epimerase/dehydratase family protein; translation: MRYLITGAAGFLGSALANRLTAAGDVVIGVDDLSAGDQKNLSPTVQFVRGDVNDRPTLWSLLQEVDCVYHLAAKVSVQESVLYPREYNNVNVGGTVTLMEAMRDVGVRRVVFISSGTVYGNQPVQPVKETVIVNPRVPYAVSKLAAEYYVKTIGSLWGIETVCLRVFNAYGPGQRIPPVHTPVIPGFLHQAWENGTIVIHGDGNQTRDYVYVDDVVNAMLAAANAPDVNKLTINVGSGTETSVRDLARMAIEVTGGNPEVVYNPRNEGGISRLRADISLARELLAYEPEVELLEGLKRTLAHDTTTDKTQYE
- the add gene encoding adenosine deaminase; the protein is MISQDIPLVELHRHLDGSIRLETILELGLKHNLPLPGKTLDTLRPFVQVTTPQPGVMAFIEKFKWMTGVMVDYDSCRRIAYENVEDACREGIDYIELRYSPWFMAEAHGLQPEGVVEAVTEGIRAAEQEHPIRVNQLGILSRQYGPQIAMKELEAELRYAHEFAGLDLAGDEEGFPGELFRDHFRKARDAGWHITVHAGESAGPESIWQAVRELGAERIGHAVRAPEDPALLDFLREKGIGVECNLTSNVQTSVVSDYAAHPMRLFMEKKILASINSDDPGISAINLRYEYEVAAPKAGLSPAMIRQAQENALLTAFLTEEEKTALRRKKSTGA
- a CDS encoding GNAT family N-acetyltransferase, with amino-acid sequence MTIQINEMSVLHIQAALALWKQIEGMGLSSADEPGALARFIQQNAGLSYIAEEDGQLVGTCLCGCDGRRGYLYHLAVLPQYRRRGLGSALVRTVFTALHKRDIHKCHIMVYTTNHSGLKFWQADGWVRRPEIVLMSKEIEVRDGPAA
- a CDS encoding nitroreductase family protein, with translation MKRRSIRKFTDQPVEKEKIIQLLEAAMAAPSAMNAQPWEFVVITEKSVMDKFRRALMFAKMNAPAAICVLGSSRMQKGKVGDKFWVQDCSAATQNILLAATALGLGSIWVGVHPVTIFSRQVSHILNLPKGVTPLNLIYIGYPAETKEPRTQYEEARVQWGPFPPAEKKHAKTFPQDQSILLDEQSNDHTDQ